The Manihot esculenta cultivar AM560-2 chromosome 17, M.esculenta_v8, whole genome shotgun sequence genome contains the following window.
AtagtctttatttatttatttaactaattaaatcaataaattacaACTATGATCCAAAACTTTAATAAGCAAGTCATATAAATCttaaacaattttaattaagttcttaattaattagatcaaaattgTACAATTTTATCCCAATgtcaatttatatgcaatcaaaTCTTACTTGATTTAgcttctcattttattttctcatgcaATTTTTTATTTGTGTGACCCATTAAGTTTCAAATAtgttgataataaatataattaactaattaattaattggaaGGTCAAGAATATTGTCTAGCAACATGTCAAGATTATCTAAATATTCGGAATGTCAAAGTGGTTTAACTTAATCTTTCAATGTATGGTTTGTCAGTGTAATTAATATCTCATTCATCACAAATATCTCAATTTAACATTTGATGTATGGAACATGTCTGcaatattaaatcatattagttctcATTTATTAACCATTGACCTATTGAATGAAATTCTAAATctcatttgctaatttcattccATCTTGCGCAAAGATATCATGATCAATTATAGTAGAGAACAAAtgggacattccctaatttaaCCTACGATGATGAATCTTATCTTAATCACATAAATACCTTCATACAGTTCCTAATATATCCAATTTATCCCCATTTGTTACTCATAAACCAAGCAGTGTGTAAGatgaatcaaaacataaaagtccctatataagattatttattgatttcaagttaaAGGATCACTTATACAACCATCAATTGAGTAATTCATAGACACAGCTTATTTTCCATATAGATTTCTCAAGCGGGTTAGTTCAGTGCACTATTCATAAAATAAGCATCTACATATTAGTTCTTGATATCTCACATATCTCAACCTATAAGATCAGTTACTTCCTCTAAAAGGAAAAAACATAATATGTACTAGTTTTAACAGTTCTAATTATTGTCTAATCATGATAAGAATATCGACCAGGAATATTTAGAGACGTTACTTAAATACAATAGGAATCTCACAATTATAGCCACattataatttcttttgcaTAGTAATATAGTCTCATGGATTTTATCTTTACACGAggttcaattaaattaacattaaagATAAATAACTACCTTTATTTATAACTGAAAATTACATGAAATGAAATGTCTGGCTACAACTAACTGATTGGTTGTAGTGCACATtactaataatctcccacttgcactaatGCCAATCACTCATGTCTCTTATCCCATAAGTTGCCATGTGGTAATTATGTTTCTTTTGAGATAATACTTTAGTTAGAGAATCTGCAAGATTCTCTTCAGTGGGCACTCGCTTTATCTCCACATCTTTCCTTTCAATGATCCCTTTGACATTGCCTTCCATGTCAATCTTTCTTTTAAAAACCCACTTGCACCCAATAGGTTTTATTCCTTTAGGTGCATCAAACAAAATTCATACTTAGTGTATATGGAATCCATTTCAGATTTCATTGCTTCAAGCCAATCTGAAGAATCAATGACAAACACTACTTCTTCATAGCAGTTAAGCTCATTAGGTATGAGTGAAATATTATTATGTCTCCACAAGAAGGTCCAACCTTATCGGAGCATGAATTGTCCTAACAAATCTTCGCAGTAGTCTTTAACTTATGTTTCCACAGCAGACATTACAGTATTTGGTTCTGATACCATTTGGATGTCAGTTTGTAGCTCTTAAACTTCTTCAAGTTCTATCTGACTCCCATTGTTTCCTTTGAGAAAAAACTCTTTTTCTAAAAATGTACCATGTTTTGAAACAAACACATTTCTCTCAATGGGATGATAGAAATAATATCCAATAGTTTCTTTTGAATATCCCACAAACTTACATTTATCTAACTTAGCTTCCAGCTTATCAACTACCAGATGCttcacataagcatcacataCCCAAATCTTAATGTGTGATAAGACTGGTCTTTTGTTAATCCACATCTTAAATGGAGTCTTATCAACAAATTTGGATGGAACTCTATTAAGAAGGTATATCGTAGTTTGCAAGGCATATCTCCAAAGGGATTGAGGTAACTTTGCAAGACTCATCATATACcgtaccatatctaataaagtacaATTTCTCCTTTCTGAAACTCCATTGTGTTGTGATGTTCCATATGGAGTCCATTGTGAGAGaatctctttctctgttagataCTCACAAAACTCTTGACTCAAATATTCGCCACCTCAATCAAATCTAAATGATTTAATACTTTCACAAGTCTATTTTTCAACTTCAAATTTGAATTCTTTGAACTTTTTAAATGATtcagttttatattttattaaatacatatAATCAGATCTAGTTTagtcatcagtgaatgtaataaaATACATGTATCCACCTATGGCTTGGGTAGTTATTGgtccacatacatctgtatatACAAGATCCAATGATTCTTGTGATTATTTACCTTTTCCTTTAAAAGGTGTTTTGGTCATTTTACTCATTAAACAAGCTTCACAAGTTTCATACGATtcataatcaaatggatcaagATATTCATCTTTATGTAACTTAGTGATTCTTGTTTCATTTATGTGACCAAGTCTACAATgccaaaaataagataaaagttGATTATCCATTTTGGATTTCTTGTTATTTATGTTGAAAATAGGCCTTTCAgaagaaatattatataaacCATCTATATAAACTCCAATTCCATAATGGATGTCTTTATTATAAAAAGAGTAAATATTATTctcaataataaatttgaatccATCATTCAAAGCTAAGTATGAAACTTAAATAATATTTCTGCAAAGTATTggaacaaaataataattatttaatttcaatactAAGCCTAAGGGTAAAGGCAAATAACAAAGTTCCTACAGCTaatgcagcaactcttgctccactTGCCACTTGTAGGTTGACTTCTCTTTTCCTCAACTTTCTACTACTTTTTAGTTCCTGTGCATTATTGAAAATGTGAAAAGCACATCCTGTATCTAATACCCAAATACAAGAATTAAACGTAAAAAGATTAATCTCAATCATAAATATACCCGAAGTAGAAGTTTCACCAAGCTTTCTAGCCTTCACGGTATCAAGACATTCCTTGCAATTTTTCCTCCAATGAGAGCTAAATATCTCCTTAAGCTCGTGAACAAATGGGACATTCCCTAACTTAACCTAGGGTGATAAATCTTATATCGATCACATAAATACCTTTATACAGTTCCTAATATATTCAATTCATCTCCATTTATTACTCATGAACCAAGTAACATGTAAGatgaatcaaaacataaaaatccctatataagattatttattaattcaagTTAAAGTATTATTTACACAACCATCACTTGAGTAATCCAAGTTAAAGTATCATTTACACAACCATCACTTGAGTAATCCATAGACACATGTTATTTTCTATATGGATTTCTCAAGTGGGTCAGTTCATTGcacttattcataaaataaggACGTGCATATTACTTCTAGATATCTCATATATCTCAATTTATGAGATCAGTTGCTTCATTAAAAGGAAAAGGCATAATATGTACTAGTCTTAATAGCTCTAATCATTGTCTAAATATGATAAGCACATCGACAAGAAATATTAAGAGACATTACTTAAATGTAATTTAGAATCTCACAATAATAAccatattataattttctttgcaTAATAATATAGTCTAATAGACTTTATCTTTATTCGaagttcaattaaattaacactaaagataaataattGCCTTTATTTATAACtgaaaatgaaatgaaatgtCTGGCTACAACCAATTGATTGGCTATAGTGCACATAGTAACAAATACTACTGTTGGAAAGTCAAAAGGAAGCTCTCATACTATTGTTGAAAAAGAAAACAAGCTCTGATAATATATTCAATTTAGAATAGaaaatagatatttaaaattgaaattagatatccaaaaataaaaaatagatatctAAAAtcagataaaaataatataaaaaacagAGCATCTCGATAACAAACCAGAAGCTAAAGTTTCTGTAAAATATTCAGTAACAAAATAAAGATGAAAAAAGTTGGATCTTAAATAATAACGCATCTCAAAATATGAGATTAACATCACAAAAGAGAGATAAGATGGAGGAAAGAATAAATATCAAACTTCATTGAAGAACAGAAACAAAGAAATaagacttttcttttcttttcttttttatttttcagcaACTCTTTACATAAGCTCTCCCTCTTTATCTTacaatttttatagtataatatCTTTCTTTTTATAGGTAAAGGAGAAGTTTTACAAAACTTAACAACTCATACTTAGATATGgttacattttttattttacatgcaAAGATTTCTTTAATTTCACTCGACAAACATTTCTAatcaaagaaaatttattgCAGCAAAATATCTCAGTTGCTAACAGTAATCATTAGCTAATCCTCAATTCACTGAATTAAAATCACCATGTTTAGTGAAAGTTTAGTAGAGTTTTTATTCTAGTAATAACATATTACTAAAATCCATCACAACACAACTTTTAAAGGAAATCatacaaatatatatacatgCCTAACTTTTTATCAAAATCCATTGCAGTAGATTCTCTCTAAGTAAACCCTTTCAAGGCATGGGTATATCTTAGCCATGGCAGGAACTCAAGACTTCTTCCATTACAATAAAATTGAATATGAAGCCTATATTCCATTTACAATAAAATTGAGAATTTTCTCAAACTTTTAACCGATAACTTAAATCAAGATATAAATTAACAATCTCAACAAATTAACATcctcaaagcaaattaaataccCAAAAATAAGCAAATCTAAAGCATAtactcaaaattaaaatttaaaatttaaaatttaaatctcaataaaatcaaacaataaaaaaaaccaTGCCATTGATGCTATCTATGGATGGAAATATTGATGGTAATCAACACAGGTGAGCCATGGTTATTAGCAATGATGTCGAAATTTGAACAGTGAATAGATGTTGATATCAACACGGCTATTCACCAGTCATGGATGTGATGTAGAAGCAGGGATGAGATTGAAGAAGTTACATGTGGACTTCAAGCAACAATTAAGGACCGGAGGAATTGCGATTGATGTTGCTAATGTGAATGATGAGCTTGATGACTAAAGTAGTTTGTGAAGGAGAGTTACTGATGAAGAGAAAAAGGAGAAGGAGGCATTCAAAAAGCGAGAGAAATAGTtaggagagaatgaaaaatagaggaagaaaagtttAAGGAGTTTGAAGCTGGATACGAGgagaatagaaaaattaaatagttgttagataagaattaatttagaaaataagtGGTAATTTAGTCTCtcaataaaataacaataaaaataaataaataaaattatatgattacTAGAGATAAAAGTGaaggatattttaattaatttttaaaaatatataaactaatttataataattttttgtcaGAATAATGATAATATATGAGATCAAATTATAAatccctttaatttttttaatgctaTAGTATATTATTgtctttataaaattataacttcaaaaactaaattgatttaaaaaaaaaacttaaaaaacaaaattaatgcACATATtgtgtgaaaatattttaaataatataaactataaaaaGATGTTAAGAAaaaatgtgaaaaaataaaactaaataaccAAACACTTTAAAAACTGAATCCCAAACATCTCTCTCCcagaggtaaaaaaaaaaaaaaacaacgcTCCCTCTCAACTCTAAACACGGCAGCCCGACCCCTCCACCACCCACCCCCCCTTTCGCCTTTCACAGCCGCGCGCCTTTCGCAGCCCGTCCCTCTGCTCTTCACGCTGTCAACGCCGTTGCTGCGTCCGCTGGTTCTGGTTGCTTCTTCTCTTTACTCCGCCGCTCCCTCTGGTCCTCGTTGCTGCATCATCTGATCCTCGTCGCTGCATCCGCTGGTCCAGTCCTTCTGCCGTCCGGTGCTGCTCCTCGTCCTCAATCACGCCGCTGCTGCTTCTCGCCTCTATAGTCTACGTCCTCAGTCACTGGAGGTTTGAATTGGTTTTGAGATTGTAATTTCAGATGCGCTCTTTCTAAGATTTGTGAGATTTATTGAAGTGGGTTTCTcaaatttttgtaaattttaagatttattttAATGTGCTTGGGGTTGTATTCGTggatttattgaaaatttgttGAAATTAGGACTATTTTTAATGAATAGAGAGCTCTTTTTTTGTGTGAATTATTGAAATGGGTTTTGAATTTTATTGAGATGTTAATGTGAGATTTCTGAAATTTGTGGAAATGCTAAGATTTAACTATATGTGCTAAGGCTTGTAATTGTGAGATTTATTGAAGATTTGTTGAAATAAAGGCTATCGTGAATGAATTGAGAGTTGCTTTTGTGAAATTATTGAAACGGGTATTGAAATGCTAATGTGAGATTTTGTGTGAATTTTTTTTGTTGGGATTATGAGTTAATCAGGTTAGTTTCGTGTAGTAAATGGGTAATGGTAGACGGGATTGGGACGGATAAAGGTAGTGAAACCAATTTCTACACGTTGTTTGGTAATGTATTTGTAAACACGTTCATGTTCAGGTACTTCAAATTTTGCAGATGCCTACCCGGTACCATCCCTATTAATGTAGTTTCAATTTCACATAATTTGTTCATGCCTTAGACTTGAAGATTTAAACAGGAAAAATTCATATGCTTCTTTCTTGAGATTCACCAATCTGGATGTTGACTTCTCAATTGTAGTTTAGACGGCATTGTCCACTGTCTTATCTCATCACTCTGCTAGCTTGTTCCTCTCTTAAAATCTGTTCACTTTGActggaaaaaagagaaaaaaagaattggctttgcttttccttttttccttttaaatctTTTTTTGCTGTGGTGATTTGTGCATTATTAATTTTGTCTATGTGATTTGCATTTTATTAGATTTTGTTTATccatgttttaagcaagaagCATCCaagaaattgaatgtttatgAGATTTGATGGAACtagataattttattacattgtgtattttttttttcaaatttatgttTCAGGTGTTGTTGTAGACTATTTTATTCTGTTGTAATTTGTCTTATTAATGAGCAAAGAACTATCAAATAATGCTgctatttaaaacatatactaGTATTGAAATTATTCAAGCTCGAGCTTGTTTACATGACCTTATCGAGGCTAAGCTAATAAATTAGCTATGCTTGAAGTTGGACTTGgatcatttatattataaataagctTAATACAAGCTGAACTCTATTTTGATATATTTGAAATGATCCTAGCTTGAGCTGAGCTTGAAATATTCAAAGCTCAACTCATCTTCACTCCTATTCCTCTGGTAAGTCTTCTTCCCCATCATTCTGTCATGTGTTTATGGGAATGTATGTTCCCTTCTATTTAGAATTCAGGCAAATGTATTCAAGAATTTATCAGATTTTCTAAATTAACTACCTTCTCGATCCTATACATTATAGTTATTATTTGTCGTTTGCAATCTCTTCTTCTCACTGTGAAATTTCTGATTATCACATCACATCACAtaactataatttaaattagaGATGAAATATCTGCATTAACAACCCCagctctttattttattttattttattttttgcattttTGGGCAATGCTTATGTAATTAGATCGCCAATGCTTGAATAAATGTATATGGTGGAATTGTATTTGCATAATGATTTAATTCTTTCATGATTTCAATAGCGGAGATGATGGATGGAAATCTGCCCAATATTAAGAAATGGGTTGTGTTGTATCCTGTTTACATAAACTCAAAGAAGACCATAGCTGAGGGCAGGCGAATTAGTGTGAGTAAAGCTTGCGAAAATCCAACTTGTGCTGAGATTGGGGATTGCTGCAGCTATCTCAAACTCCCTTTTGCTATTGAGGTTTGAATCTTCAATATCTCTGCTTGAATTTTGTAGGTAGTagttgttaatttttaaaatgatacaCTGTATTATGTATATATTCTGTTTTTGTTATTATTGCAGATTGACAAGGCCTATCCACGCGATTTCATGCAAGTAGGGAGAGTGAGGGTACTGCTGAAGAAGGAAGATGGGACCTTTTACAATCCAGCTATTCCTACTAGTGAGTATAGTCTCATATCATCATTTCTACTGTAATAAAAGTTATCAACATGAACCTATAGCCTCAAATGAAGAGATTTTGTTTTCAGTTGAGCCATGGTTTCAATTCTTGTTGACATTTTTGCTTAATTAGTACGTGGAACTATTTAGTTGATCTTCCCAGGAAAGGGTTGGTAACATTATTATTTGGAGGTTTAGTTTAATATACACTGTCGTGATTGTCCTGTtggttttttattattattattaccatAACCGCTTTCTGATTTCCTAGAGTGGAAACCAGCATTGTTAATCATAATTTTGGTAATTCTCTTCTTGAATTACTAGTTTTGAAATTGCTTATGGTTTGGATGTGTGATATCCCTGGCTGCAGGGGCTTGCTCATTTTCCAGTTTCTTTATAGTTCCATCCAAAAGAAATTTCATTGCTCTTATATGGTGAGAAAAAAAAACGTCCGCAGATTGCATTATCCTTTTTCTCctcaaatattaaaagaaatgcAAATAATACAGATGCGAATGTGAAGTTGATTATATGTGTTTCTCTAACTTACACGGGACATGAATTGATCATACAAGTTGGTCCTTTGTTGCCATTGAGTTTCCATTTGATAAGAGATCAAAATTATTACAGCGACACATTCAGTTGACCTGATCGGAAGTAGTCTTTGCAAAACTATTTACATTTTATTTGTGATATAATGCCAGTTTCAACTAAGGGTTTAGTATGAAGTTGCCAATTTATCTTATGCATGTCACATGAGCCATTGTTGCAGAATATTTAGTCATCCATACATTTAATTCTATCTgagcttttctttttctccccATGCTGTCCGAAAGACATTACTTTCCTCTTTGAAGGAAAATTGAGAGAGAAATGCTGAGATGTCTAGTTTTGTTGAGTTCTTATTGAATTGATTCAATTGAATAAATATGGACAATAATATAGGCAACAGGAATGAAACATTAGTGACAGCTGGCTGTGGCTGCTGTCATTTTTAATGTGAGAGAACCCTCTGTCTGTCTGTGCATTTACTTGATCTCTGATAAATTGCAGGAAAACAGCTAATGCTACACGTTGCAGAGTTGGTGCCAAAGCATCATTCGAGGACTAAGAAGCAGGAACCTGCATCCACATCAGGTGCTACATCTTCTAAGTCTGGGAAAGGTGGAAAAAAGAAGAGATAGTTTTATCATTGCAAATTTTTGGCAACATTACATAGAATTCCTTGTGATAGGCTTAAAACTCTTGGTGATTTTGAATTCCCTTGATATCGTTTTGTCTTTAGTCTACAGCATGTGCCTTTATCTCATTACTTGCCCTCATGCCCTTTTGAAAATCTTTGAATGGTCTATTTTGGAACATAAATATGCATTTGCCTATAAACTTCAGAAGACAAATGCATTTTGTTGTCTTACTAAACAAGGAACAGAGTTGTGTTTTTGTAATGCCTGAGATAGTCAATCGGTAGTGATACTTGGCGTTGGTGGGAATACAACACTAATTTATGGATGATGATTGCTTGTTCGTTGGTCTATTCagattgaaaaattgaaaaattgaaaaattgaaaaattgaaaaattgaaaaatcaaaccaagtttaaatcaaattgaatgagTGATAAAATGAAGCTGAATCACACTGAActaatttgattcggtttggtttgattCATTGGTTTTGGACTGAAAATGGAGGAAACAGGAAATAAGGCATTTGGAAAGATTAATGTACCTTCAAAATAAAGCATTTATATTTTATGGAGGTCTATTTCCAATGGGGTTCCTCTGTTGATTGGCAGGTGGGTGGATGTTGAGCCAACATGTTCTGTATGTGGCTTTGTGTGATGAATCTATTCTACACAGTTGCACCCTGTTTGTTTGTGATCATATAGTAGTGTTTGGGTTGCTCATGATTTGGCATGATTTATTTTACGTAAAATCCtgtaagattttaattttttttaaatgaaaatttttaaagttaaaacataattgaattattttattcaaaataaaaaaattattagaaaagaaattaattgatttgaatttttgtaaaattttttattgcaaatggAAGATAACTGTTGGATGGAGTCCGATTGATTCTGCTGATGATTTGATTGGCTTCAGTAGTTTCACAGCTGTGATGAGAATACTTTGTGAGCTTGCTTTAGTGATAGTTTGTGGTCTGGAAAATTGCAACT
Protein-coding sequences here:
- the LOC110605559 gene encoding signal recognition particle 19 kDa protein, which gives rise to MMDGNLPNIKKWVVLYPVYINSKKTIAEGRRISVSKACENPTCAEIGDCCSYLKLPFAIEIDKAYPRDFMQVGRVRVLLKKEDGTFYNPAIPTRKQLMLHVAELVPKHHSRTKKQEPASTSGATSSKSGKGGKKKR